A DNA window from Trypanosoma brucei brucei TREU927 chromosome 10, whole genome shotgun sequence contains the following coding sequences:
- a CDS encoding hypothetical protein, conserved (weak similarity to chaperone protein DNAJ), translating to MLVSQRKVDYGVYNTWHSIHLLLPTFQGNVVLLLDHLLLNCTVLHISPWIICSTGYSYRRHMFLRSDQHRGVRERVAGGAKTTGPGCPKLSPGRNALENNHEFSAFVDRMKAINYSFATKKKRGTEVEIITIPNIVCDGEASEEELAEHFEAESRWLDCCLREFTHRRGRYGSVSFLLVRIIIVLTFLLPALWYFWPLWEVLIDVESELHYSILGIPQGSDARAIKRAYREAVRRWHPDRNPNCDSCRVHMMKIQHAHDVLLAKGSERYELVDRYGEELAQLRSLVFFRLYNIAFYAAQDIYYLIQAFNGDAHINGSKEFSWFLQVMCRTLTMGVFTVYDTLFISGFRVIVLLQVLFYCVSCAKSSAEEWEIIGMVKRSYVDLYREAMFFAGGPLILHCLQTYQSGRILCWADAFEFFLQLAFGVIYVLSHLYHMTPNLLDNIFMKKCSIPLSYIKLPTRRLSYLNFICTEFGLLLDDLFAFSCRVPSVYRLTVIVVHTVFLCELLWFPWEPPILSVPDRKDKGKNVHREEEGKHTDTAPHREVMEEPPRAISSEEMALLKGVDNEAVNWFDVVSTRFAKQMRSAIHRCAQQRRAYINFDLVPTVNSQEVAFVAVTREHPRAPSKVDVLFRVRDEFANRMLTTLRPPLEHILGVRLTDATHSEIVSRHARLWEENKRKNPSDTWRRRCTDSEVKVSFDLPMLSATVISTIVLLYHFL from the coding sequence ATGTTGGTTTCACAGAGAAAAGTGGATTATGGGGTATACAACACCTGGCATTCTATTCATTTGCTTTTGCCCACCTTCCAAGGTAacgttgttttgttgttagaCCACCTTCTATTAAATTGCACTGTTCTACACATTTCTCCCTGGATCATCTGTTCCACAGGATATTCTTATAGGAGGCATATGTTCCTCAGAAGTGATCAGCATCGCGGGGTAAGGGAACGAGTGGCAGGCGGTGCGAAGACCACTGGTCCCGGATGTCCAAAATTGTCCCCTGGTCGTAACGCGTTAGAGAACAATCATGAATTTTCTGCTTTCGTTGACCGTATGAAAGCGATTAATTATTCCTTtgctacaaaaaagaaaaggggcaCTGAAGTTGAGATAATCACCATCCCTAACATAGTTTGTGATGGTGAGGCTagtgaggaggaactggCGGAACACTTTGAAGCGGAGTCGAGGTGGCTCGATTGCTGCTTGCGTGAATTTACGCATCGGAGAGGGAGGTATGGTTCGGTAAGTTTCCTTCTTGTGCGCATCATAATAGTTTTAACCTTCCTGCTCCCCGCACTGTGGTATTTTTGGCCGTTGTGGGAAGTACTTATTGACGTAGAGTCAGAGTTGCATTATAGTATACTGGGAATACCTCAAGGATCTGATGCCAGAGCGATTAAACGAGCTTACAGAGAGGCTGTGAGACGTTGGCACCCTGATCGGAACCCCAACTGCGACTCATGCCGTGTACATATGATGAAGATTCAGCATGCACACGATGTTTTACTCGCTAAAGGGAGCGAAAGATACGAGTTGGTTGATAGGTACGGGGAGGAACTTGCCCAACTTCGCTCGTTGGTCTTTTTCCGCCTGTACAATATTGCTTTTTACGCAGCGCAAGATATATACTACTTGATACAAGCTTTCAATGGTGATGCTCACATAAATGGAAGTAAGGAGTTTTCATGGTTCCTTCAGGTGATGTGTCGGACGTTGACAATGGGGGTATTTACCGTCTATGATACCTTATTCATATCCGGTTTTCGCGTCATTGTATTACTCCAAGTTCTTTTTTACTGTGTATCATGTGCCAAATCGTCCGCAGAAGAGTGGGAAATCATTGGCATGGTAAAGCGCTCTTATGTGGACCTTTACAGGGAAGCAATGTTTTTCGCAGGGGGGCCGCTTATTCTTCATTGTCTTCAGACGTATCAAAGTGGACGGATACTTTGCTGGGCCGATGCATTTGAGTTCTTtctccagttagcttttgGAGTTATATACGTCCTGTCACATTTGTACCACATGACTCCAAATCTGTTGGACAACATTTTTATGAAAAAATGTTCGATACCCTTGTCGTACATCAAACTGCCTACCCGACGGTTGTCCTATTTAAACTTCATTTGCACTGAATTTGGGCTACTGTTAGATGATCTGTTTGCGTTTTCGTGTAGGGTGCCGTCAGTTTATCGTTTgactgttattgttgtgcaCACGGTTTTTCTATGCGAATTATTGTGGTTTCCATGGGAGCCACCTATTTTGTCCGTACCGGATCGGAAAGACAAAGGTAAAAACGTGCATcgtgaggaggaagggaagcaTACCGATACGGCCCCCCACCGTGAGGTAATGGAAGAACCACCGAGGGCAATCTCCTCAGAAGAAATGGCTCTCCTTAAAGGTGTTGACAATGAGGCGGTGAACTGGTTTGACGTCGTGTCGACTAGGTTTGCGAAACAAATGCGTAGTGCCATTCATCGGTGCGCACAACAACGGCGTGCTTACATTAACTTTGATCTGGTTCCGACGGTCAACTCCCAGGAGGTCGCTTTTGTGGCCGTTACCCGAGAACATCCGCGTGCCCCTTCTAAGGTCGACGTACTCTTTCGTGTTAGGGATGAGTTCGCAAATCGCATGCTTACCACTCTGAGACCTCCGTTGGAGCATATTCTCGGCGTTCGTTTAACAGATGCCACTCACTCTGAAATCGTTTCGAGGCACGCACGCCtatgggaagaaaacaagaggaagaaTCCATCGGATACTTGGAGACGACGATGTACCGATTCGGAAGTGAAGGTGTCATTTGATTTGCCCATGTTGTCTGCTACGGTAATCTCTACGATCGTTCTGTTATATCATTTCCTCTAG
- a CDS encoding glucose-6-phosphate 1-dehydrogenase: MDGDLSQLGFLQEVDRFFDVLREKTLRDRPDNIPEYVMQNCRKVADTLRKDSCDIIPDAAAPELKERALTIVVLGASGDLARNKTFPALFQLFCNGLIPRTINIVGYARTKMPDVEQWKKESLAKHFPRTKDRCPHIEAFLKTITYISGSYDGAEDFFRLNDVITKFEESFPGKQKGGNRLFYLALPPSVFMHACTGIRTHVMQKPGLGWVRIIIEKPFGHDTESSNELSRQLEPLFEESQIFRIDHYLGKEMVQNIVVTRFANRVFSALWNNNNIACVRITFKESIGTEGRGGYFDKAGIIRDVVQNHLTQILSLLAMEKPRSLSPEDIRDEKVIVLRHVNPVTPADCVLGQYTRSEDGSIPGYLEDPTVPRGSKCATFVVLRLFINNDRWDGVPFIIEAGKAVERRYLGIRIQFKDEIRPFGVAAQRNELIIRAQPSEAMYLRLTAKTPGVLSDTHQTELDLSYEHRYNITLPDAYESLIHEALLGRSTNFVRKDELDAAWRIYTPLLEAIERGETTTYPYSAGSKGPAEAQKFVDDTGFKPLTGDIYQQRKLHHL, encoded by the coding sequence atggacggTGATCTTTCCCAACTAGGGTTCCTACAAGAGGTGGATAGGTTCTTCGATGTCTTACGTGAGAAGACCCTCCGAGACCGACCCGATAATATCCCAGAATATGTGATGCAGAATTGTAGAAAGGTTGCAGACACTCTCAGGAAGGATTCATGCGACATCATCCCGGATGCTGCCGCACCTGAATTGAAGGAAAGAGCACTTACTATTGTCGTGCTTGGGGCAAGCGGTGACTTGGCGAGGAATAAAACGTTCCCGGCGCTGTTTCAACTATTCTGTAACGGATTAATTCCGCGAACGATTAACATTGTCGGCTACGCTCGCACCAAAATGCCTGACGTGGAgcaatggaaaaaagagagcctAGCTAAGCATTTTCCTCGGACTAAGGATCGCTGCCCCCATATTGAGGCTTTCTTGAAGACAATCACCTATATCTCGGGCTCGTATGACGGTGCGGAGGATTTTTTTCGTCTTAACGACGTGATAACAAAATTTGAGGAGTCGTTTCCAGGAAAACAGAAAGGAGGCAACAGGTTGTTCTACCTTGCGTTACCACCTTCTGTATTTATGCATGCGTGCACGGGGATTCGCACTCATGTGATGCAGAAACCGGGCCTGGGGTGGGTTCGAATAATTATTGAAAAACCATTCGGGCACGACACGGAAAGTTCTAATGAACTTTCGAGGCAGTTGGAGCCTCTTTTCGAAGAATCCCAAATTTTTCGAATCGATCATTATCTTGGGAAGGAAATGGTGCAAAATATTGTTGTCACCCGCTTCGCCAACCGTGTTTTCAGTGCACTAtggaacaataataacatcgCGTGCGTCCGGATCACTTTTAAGGAGTCTATCGGGACGGAGGGCCGCGGTGGTTACTTTGACAAGGCGGGTATTATCCGCGACGTGGTGCAAAACCACCTTACCCAGATCCTTTCACTGTTAGCAATGGAGAAACCACGCTCACTAAGCCCAGAGGATATACGTGATGAAAAGGTAATTGTACTAAGGCATGTGAATCCCGTGACTCCCGCCGACTGCGTGTTGGGACAGTACACGAGGTCTGAAGACGGTTCTATTCCTGGTTACCTGGAGGATCCAACGGTGCCGAGGGGAAGTAAATGCGCGACATTCGTGGTACTTCGACTGTTCATTAACAACGACCGCTGGGACGGTGTGCCATTCATCATAGAGGCGGGGAAAGCGGTGGAGCGGCGCTATCTCGGCATACGCATCCAGTTTAAGGATGAAATCCGCCCCTTTGGAGTTGCCGCACAGCGCAACGAACTGATCATACGAGCGCAGCCCTCGGAGGCAATGTATTTGAGACTTACCGCAAAAACACCCGGCGTTCTCTCAGACACTCACCAGACCGAACTTGACCTCTCCTACGAACATCGTTACAACATAACTCTGCCAGATGCCTATGAGAGCCTCATTCACGAAGCACTTCTGGGGAGGTCCACCAATTTCGTTCGAAAGGATGAACTCGATGCCGCGTGGAGGATCTACACACCACTCTTGGAGGCTATTGAACGTGGAGAAACCACAACGTACCCCTACTCCGCTGGGTCAAAGGGGCCGGCGGAAGCACAAAAGTTTGTTGATGACACTGGGTTTAAACCTCTCACAGGGGATATTTACCAGCAGCGGAAGCTTCATCATTTGTAA
- a CDS encoding adenylate kinase, putative: MKVIFLGPPGCGKGTQSPFVAKRYDICHLSTGDMLREAVEKKTEYGLKAKSVMDVGGLVSDDIVFGIVKESIKQPRCKNGYLLDGYPRTLRQAEMMEEAGEKVNKVIHFDAPDDVIISRVSGRWLHRASGRIYHEVFCPPKVRGLDDVTSEPLIQRPDDRKEVVEKRLVGYHRQTKPLIDYYRARGVLATLDATQSVNVVRESLRRVLDPVARLIGAKIHGN, translated from the coding sequence ATGAAGGTAATTTTTCTTGGACCTCCAGGCTGCGGGAAGGGGACGCAGAGCCCCTTTGTCGCCAAGCGTTACGACATTTGCCATCTTTCAACAGGTGACATGTTGCGTGAGGCcgtggaaaaaaagacagagtACGGATTAAAGGCCAAATCTGTCATGGATGTCGGTGGTCTCGTCTCGGACGATATCGTCTTCGGCATAGTAAAAGAGAGCATTAAGCAACCTCGCTGCAAAAACGGTTACCTCCTCGATGGCTACCCCCGTACGTTGCGGCAGGCGGAGATGATGGAAGAGGCGGGtgaaaaggtaaacaaaGTTATTCATTTTGATGCCCCTGATGACGTCATAATTTCGCGCGTTAGTGGTCGCTGGCTTCATCGCGCCAGTGGCCGCATATACCATGAGGTGTTTTGCCCCCCAAAGGTGCGCGGTTTGGATGACGTAACCTCTGAACCACTCATACAGCGTCCTGACGACCGCAAGGAGGTGGTTGAGAAGCGGCTCGTTGGGTACCACCGCCAGACCAAACCACTGATTGATTATTATCGAGCCAGAGGTGTTCTTGCAACCCTGGACGCGACACAGTCTGTAAACGTTGTGCGTGAATCTCTCAGACGCGTACTTGACCCTGTTGCACGACTGATCGGTGCAAAGATACATGGGAATTAA
- a CDS encoding adenylate kinase, putative has translation MHVFLTGPPGSGKTSVSTVLKERYGFCYVTPIEAVSHAVEYSDTDVGDKLRRYVDEGEPIPDDLLARAVADATRGPDCTNGFLLNDFPKTAEQARHLKAEGIEPDAIVVLSVPDSLLVDRHAGRWVHPSSGRVYHTFYNPPNVKGRDDVTGQPLVQRPEDTEEAVHQGLVKYYESIRGLRAVYGDPRLWHTVDGFASLDSVHVSICRVLDPIIADKTRRWWSKLFWWSS, from the coding sequence ATGCACGTGTTTCTCACAGGTCCACCAGGGAGTGGAAAAACTTCTGTGAGTACGGTTCTCAAGGAACGATACGGTTTCTGTTACGTAACTCCCATTGAGGCGGTATCTCATGCCGTAGAATACAGCGATACTGATGTGGGAGATAAACTTCGGCGTTACGTGGACGAGGGAGAACCCATCCCTGACGACTTACTTGCACGGGCGGTGGCGGATGCCACTCGCGGCCCGGACTGTACCAATGGCTTCTTGCTGAACGATTTTCCCAAAACGGCTGAGCAAGCGCGACACCTTAAAGCGGAGGGTATAGAACCAGATGCCATCGTCGTGCTTAGTGTTCCTGATAGTTTGTTGGTTGACCGTCATGCGGGGCGATGGGTGCATCCCAGTTCGGGTCGCGTGTACCACACCTTTTACAATCCCCCTAATGTTAAGGGGCGTGACGATGTTACTGGGCAACCGCTGGTGCAGCGACCAGAAGACACGGAGGAGGCTGTACACCAGGGGCTTGTGAAGTATTACGAGAGTATTAGAGGACTTCGCGCCGTATACGGTGACCCTAGACTTTGGCACACCGTTGACGGTTTTGCTTCCCTAGATAGTGTACACGTCTCTATATGTCGTGTGTTGGATCCTATTATTGCAGACAAGACACGTCGATGGTGGTCCAAGTTGTTTTGGTGGTCAAGTTGA
- a CDS encoding malate dehydrogenase, putative (greatest similarity to plant glyoxysomal MDH): MVIFFGRAQTRRVTGKVVVFGATTNVGKHLSLLLTLSPQVKELCCFDPLNDVTLRMTETRVRGIVKDLSHIDTGVVLRAVDDPQQWEPAMRNAQLVLICTGSIPNPSRLQRDLALAECAPEYLVAMELVARAAPHAIVGIASGPVNSLVPLAREVLLRHSAFDPRKLFGITSRDVMRTRVLFAKELHMNPYDVNVHVVGGKGDATVCPLITQTGFQLPHQRMVQLCEEVQRPENFTAGDHNSTGCRVDSQNVQGQEKFTCPTLSTANAAYEWVTSIMKAQRGDRGITECSFVESSIKRETPFFSSRVELGEEGAAQLLPLGALTPYEEELVAAAVPLIVEDVEAGLRLSKTGVDAVS; the protein is encoded by the coding sequence ATGGTAATTTTCTTTGGTCGAGCACAAACCAGGCGAGTGACTGGAAAAGTAGTTGTGTTCGGTGCAACAACCAATGTAGGCAAGCACCTTTCACTACTACTAACTCTTTCTCCGCAGGTCAAGGAACTGTGCTGTTTTGACCCGCTAAATGACGTCACACTTCGTATGACGGAGACACGTGTCCGCGGGATTGTGAAGGACCTCTCACATATCGATACTGGTGTTGTTTTGAGAGCTGTTGATGACCCGCAGCAGTGGGAACCAGCCATGAGGAACGCACAGTTGGTGCTTATCTGCACTGGCAGCATTCCCAACCCGAGTCGTCTGCAACGTGACCTTGCACTCGCGGAGTGTGCACCAGAGTATCTCGTTGCGATGGAATTAGTGGCCAGGGCAGCTCCCCACGCCATCGTTGGTATCGCTTCTGGTCCTGTTAACTCCTTAGTGCCGTTAGCGAGAGAGGTGCTTCTGCGACACAGTGCATTTGACCCACGCAAGCTTTTTGGCATAACTTCACGTGATGTTATGCGAACGCGGGTTCTTTTTGCAAAGGAACTGCACATGAACCCTTACGATGTGAATGTGCATGTTGTAGGTGGAAAAGGTGATGCTACTGTTTGTCCACTGATTACACAGACGGGATTCCAACTGCCACATCAGCGAATGGTACAGCTCTGCGAGGAGGTCCAACGTCCTGAGAATTTTACAGCAGGCGACCACAACTCCACGGGGTGTCGCGTTGACAGCCAAAACGTTCAAGGCCAAGAAAAGTTTACGTGCCCCACCTTGTCGACTGCAAACGCAGCATATGAATGGGTCACTTCGATAATGAAGGCACAACGTGGAGACCGTGGCATTACCGAGTGCTCTTTTGTAGAATCTTCGATAAAGAGAGAGACGCCTTTTTTCAGCTCGCGCGTTGAACTTGGTGAGGAGGGCGCTGCGCAGCTTTTACCATTGGGTGCTTTGACACCGTATGAGGAGGAACTTGTGGCAGCTGCTGTGCCGCTGATTGTGGAAGATGTTGAAGCTGGTTTGCGTTTATCCAAGACAGGGGTAGATGCAGTTTCATGA
- a CDS encoding mitochondrial malate dehydrogenase (mitochondrial; identical to GB:AAC27101.1: malate dehydrogenase {Trypanosoma brucei;}), whose translation MRTSATLQFKVAVLGAAGGIGQPLSLILKTNPLVSHLSCYDIHGVTGVAADLSHICSPAKVTGHLKDELHKAVDGADVVIIPAGTPRKPGMTREDLFSVNATIVRDLVSACAKQCPKALIGVVSNPVNSVVPIASEVLKKAGVFDPARLFGITTLDVVRARTFVAEAAGKSPYDVNVQVVGGHSGPTIIPLLSQAGVSLTEEQVKAITRRVQYGGDEVVKAKGGAGSATLSMAYAAGEWMSSVLKGLRGDKGIVECTYVQTDIIPGVNFFGCPVELGKGGVEKIHKPVFDAYEQSLLEKCVADLEKNIAAGFAFGSRQ comes from the coding sequence ATGCGTACCAGTGCAACTCTCCAGTTTAAAGTTGCCGTCCTCGGTGCTGCCGGTGGTATTGGTCAACCGTTATCGCTTATCCTGAAAACCAATCCTCTTGTGTCTCACTTGAGTTGTTATGACATACATGGTGTGACAGGCGTGGCTGCAGACCTCTCGCACATTTGTTCTCCAGCTAAGGTGACTGGTCACCTGAAAGATGAACTTCACAAAGCAGTTGACGGAGCTGACGTTGTCATCATCCCCGCGGGCACACCGCGAAAGCCGGGGATGACTCGCGAAGATCTCTTCAGTGTTAATGCAACGATCGTTCGAGACCTCGTATCGGCTTGTGCAAAACAATGCCCCAAGGCTCTTATCGGTGTTGTTTCCAACCCTGTCAACAGTGTTGTACCTATTGCTTCGGAGGTGCTCAAAAAGGCTGGTGTCTTTGACCCTGCTCGCCTCTTTGGCATAACCACGCTTGATGTGGTGAGAGCTCGAACATTTGTGGCTGAGGCCGCTGGTAAGAGTCCGTATGACGTTAATGTTCAGGTGGTGGGTGGACACAGTGGTCCGACTATTATTCCATTATTATCTCAAGCTGGTGTATCATTGACGGAGGAACAAGTCAAGGCTATAACGCGACGAGTGCAGTATGGCGGTGACGAAGTTGTGAAAGCTAAAGGAGGGGCGGGTTCAGCAACTCTTTCAATGGCGTACGCCGCTGGGGAATGGATGTCCTCCGTGTTGAAAGGGCTTCGTGGTGACAAGGGTATCGTGGAGTGTACGTATGTTCAGACGGATATTATTCCCGGCGTGAACTTTTTCGGTTGCCCGGTGGAACTTGGGAAAGGTGGCGTTGAAAAGATTCACAAACCTGTGTTTGACGCGTATGAACAGAGTCTTTTGGAGAAATGTGTTGCGGACTTGGAGAAAAATATCGCAGCAGGTTTTGCCTTCGGTTCCAGACAGTGA
- a CDS encoding lysosomal alpha-mannosidase precursor, putative translates to MLTLGMHTLQLLSLILYFAATVFVPALKVPSKAVVHLVAHTHSDLGWLKTVDQYTYGLNNSIQFADVTTIINSVVEGLLANPERKFTYVEIGFFSRWWSRQSVSMREKVRGLVANGQLQFANGGWCMHDEATTHYIDMIDQTTLGHRWLLRELNVVPLVGWQADAFGHSATQASLLTSRAGFNGTFFARIDYREYEDRVKRGGRQFWWDASPSLPDLKTFAEANLHATYCSAAGYKWDLADQLESARTFTQADDIIDDNASERYNVPVVLKHFKDEVARSLQATRGANVMWTMGCDFTYMVSEFWFGKMDKLIKIANDDGEFTVRYSTPYEYMMAKLDEAVNAKIKYETSTGDFFPYASAAHEFWTGFYSSRPTLKRLIRMLSSYWVASRQLQFLAGVPSGDLPLLSDALAIAQHHDAVTGTARQHVTFDYVKRLVAGYNDDFSVRLRTALTGRLFNLSNVSHCLLSNVSACDATATGLAKKGSKLTVMVWNPSVHPNVNTFLQIPVPRRDIRVEGNGVKSFSVYGSPTQVSDYSNVNANWQPYTIGIILSLGKTSSLTLSTPGKYDIPRKESHVGYSLKSVVSRDRRGGFTLTSDHLKVRFGVNGRLKSIEVLSVGQEVLVEHDWCYFKSSRGEDPSGISGGAYIMRPVSDNVCEPISTDKVESIIIDETIGIVEQRFGNDLVQRVILHGDTVDLEFTSLGIPVKDGFGRELVARFSTSVNNSGIFYTDSNGREMQRREVDKRRNYPFVQTESVAGNYYPVSSLIFINDTETQFNVFTDAAMGGTSINNGEVLLTTHRRLLLDDQKGVSEPLNETEFITAYEGDPSMNEKGRGKHYGNPLRVRGTLTISVGRSGPSAMRRVREQLDEKYFSPIAVYSTGSTPNLNCSLELTQISPSVQIITTQLLNKTTLLLRIAHRYAVGEDDERSKSVEVELRSLIPNELDYNVESIDEVSLTTNTLLRNGLDTVVLKPMDVRTFLFHMREHKWRGMSMSCTGV, encoded by the coding sequence ATGCTCACACTTGGGATGCATACGCTTCAGCTCCTATCCCTGattctttattttgctgCTACTGTTTTCGTGCCGGCGCTGAAGGTTCCATCAAAAGCCGTTGTGCACCTCGTGGCACATACACACAGTGATTTGGGATGGCTCAAAACCGTTGACCAGTATACTTACGGGTTGAATAACAGTATTCAGTTTGCCGATGTGACCACCATTATCAACAGCGTTGTGGAGGGACTACTGGCAAATCCAGAAAGGAAGTTCACTTACGTTGAAATCGGTTTTTTCTCGAGGTGGTGGTCAAGACAATCAGTGAGCATGCGGGAAAAGGTCCGTGGGTTGGTCGCCAATGGTCAACTGCAATTTGCCAACGGTGGTTGGTGTATGCATGACGAAGCCACTACACACTATATTGATATGATCGACCAAACGACGCTTGGCCACCGATGGTTACTGCGGGAACTTAATGTGGTACCGCTTGTTGGATGGCAAGCCGATGCATTTGGGCATAGTGCCACACAAGCATCGCTGTTGACGTCGCGTGCTGGTTTCAATGGAACCTTTTTCGCCCGCATTGACTACCGTGAGTATGAGGATCGTGTGAAGCGAGGGGGACGGCAGTTCTGGTGGGACGCTAGTCCGTCGCTACCTGACCTGAAAACATTTGCTGAGGCGAACCTGCACGCGACCTATTGCTCAGCAGCGGGGTACAAATGGGATCTTGCTGATCAGTTAGAGAGTGCACGGACATTCACTCAAGCGGATGATATTATTGACGATAATGCGTCCGAGCGGTACAATGTTCCAGTTGTTCTTAAGCATTTCAAGGATGAGGTAGCTAGGAGTTTGCAGGCCACGCGTGGTGCGAACGTCATGTGGACGATGGGATGTGACTTCACTTATATGGTGAGCGAGTTTTGGTTCGGCAAGATGGACAAATTAATCAAAATTGCcaatgatgatggtgagttTACTGTGCGTTATTCCACGCCGTACGAATATATGATGGCGAAGCTGGATGAGGCTGTGAATGCGAAAATCAAATATGAGACGAGCACGGGCGATTTCTTCCCGTATGCAAGTGCCGCTCACGAGTTTTGGACGGGATTTTACTCATCTCGACCGACTTTGAAGCGACTAATACGGATGTTAAGCAGTTATTGGGTTGCGTCCCGGCAGTTGCAATTCCTTGCAGGTGTGCCATCCGGTGATCTGCCACTTCTGAGCGATGCGCTCGCCATTGCACAACATCATGACGCGGTAACGGGAACGGCGCGGCAACACGTAACATTTGATTACGTCAAACGACTTGTGGCTGGATATAATGATGATTTCTCAGTTCGGCTTCGTACCGCACTTACTGGAAGATTGTTTAACCTCAGTAACGTAAGTCACTGTTTGCTGTCTAATGTGTCTGCATGCGACGCCACCGCCACTGGACTAGCAAAAAAAGGATCAAAACTGACGGTGATGGTATGGAATCCGAGTGTCCACCCAAATGTGAATACCTTTCTTCAAATACCCGTTCCACGAAGGGATATCAGAGTAGAGGGTAACGGCGTGAAGTCCTTTTCTGTCTATGGTTCACCCACTCAGGTAAGTGATTATTCCAATGTCAATGCGAATTGGCAACCATATACAATTGGGATAATTCTTTCGTTGGGGAAAACCTCCTCTCTTACTCTGAGCACACCGGGGAAGTATGATATTCCACGGAAAGAATCACATGTCGGATATTCGCTGAAGAGTGTGGTATCCCGTGATAGGCGTGGAGGTTTTACGCTGACGAGTGACCATCTCAAGGTGCGTTTCGGGGTGAACGGGCGGCTAAAAAGCATTGAGGTATTGTCTGTTGGACAAGAGGTGTTGGTGGAGCATGATTGGTGTTATTTCAAGAGCAGTAGAGGGGAAGACCCGAGTGGTATATCTGGTGGGGCGTACATAATGCGTCCTGTCTCTGATAATGTTTGTGAACCGATTAGCACCGATAAAGTCGAGAGTATTATCATTGATGAGACGATTGGTATTGTGGAGCAAAGGTTCGGAAACGACCTCGTACAGCGAGTCATTCTTCACGGGGATACGGTGGACTTGGAGTTTACTTCTCTGGGTATTCCAGTAAAAGATGGATTTGGACGTGAACTCGTTGCCCGTTTCAGCACGTCAGTGAACAATAGTGGCATTTTCTACACGGATAGCAATGGTCGTGAAATGCAACGACGTGAGGTGGATAAACGACGGAACTACCCGTTTGTTCAAACGGAGTCTGTAGCCGGCAACTATTATCCGGTGTCAAGTCTCATATTCATTAATGACACCGAAACACAGTTCAATGTGTTCACTGATGCGGCGATGGGGGGCACAAGTATAAATAACGGTGAGGTGCTGCTCACTACGCATCGCCGGCTTTTGCTAGATGACCAAAAGGGTGTTTCAGAGCCATTGAATGAAACGGAATTCATTACAGCCTATGAAGGTGATCCTTcaatgaatgaaaaagggcgCGGCAAACACTACGGTAATCCGCTACGTGTGCGTGGTACACTTACCATTTCTGTAGGTCGAAGTGGGCCGTCAGCCATGCGCCGCGTACGTGAGCAACTGGATGAGAAGTATTTTTCTCCAATTGCTGTATATTCTACTGGCTCTACGCCGAACCTAAACTGCTCCTTGGAGTTGACACAAATATCACCCAGTGTGCAGATAATAACGACGCAGTTACTCAACAAGACCACACTTCTACTCCGCATTGCTCATCGCTATGCCGTAGGTGAGGATGATGAGCGCTCTAAATCCGTTGAGGTGGAACTGCGATCTCTTATTCCTAACGAGCTGGATTACAATGTTGAGAGCATCGATGAAGTATCGTTGACGACGAATACCCTTTTGCGGAATGGACTGGACACAGTCGTGCTGAAACCGATGGATGTACGGACATTTTTATTTCACATGAGGGAGCACAAGTGGAGGGGCATGTCAATGAGCTGCACGGGTGTGTAA